GTAAATTCATTACAAGTACATAGTTTATGTAACTTTACAACTTTCTGTCAGTTTCCCTTAATTTTCGAAgggtttttaaatgttcagAAGGCTAACAGTAGGTATTTAACAGCTTACAGTTGCACCTTCGCGCTTACCAACACTAGGTCAAGCAGTATTTGGTCTAGGGTTGGTAGGTTGGTGGAATAAATACCAGATTTATTAGGGTGCtgttttcaaaaacatttttctgtgAAAGTATTTAAgcaagatttattttaatttataaaacgaTTTTTAAGTACCCATCTGATAATTTGAGTAATACTACGTATTAGAAAGGGGCAAAAATACAATGAAAtcttttcatacattttttgctAAGAAAATTcgtttacatttttgtaatcaaatttaatatgaaCTTGTCTTCAAGACTAGAATCCTTAACGTAAAAGTTCTGCTTGGGTTTCGAATAtgcgttaaaaaaaaaaactttaaaatagtcACAATATAAAGTTTcgcttattttaaattaaattttttagctaATCCACTTAAAGACTACAATCTTTAAGGTATAAGTTCTGCTTGGGTTTCGAATATGTGTTAAAGCAAACTTTAAAGTAGCCACAATATATAGTTTCAAATGTTACATTTGAATTGGGCGCCCAGCGTCCATAGTTTAGTATTAAACTGGTATTTCTGTGGCCTTCCGCCTGCCTGCGAGCCTTCGCGCGCTCTGCAACACTGCCCGCCaattgaaacaacaacaactgaaataaaaacaaaaattacagCGCTCACAATACAAATTGCTGGCGTTGCTGCAGCGGAAAGCGGACACAAGCGCAGATTCTTAGCAGCGCGGAAAAAGCCGAAGAGCGCGATGAAAATGCTAGCGGACACGGAGCGTGAGGAGGCCCTCAACCTGGTGAGTTTTCCGGACGCCTTTCGCAGCTCTTtcgcgactgcgactgcgagtgCGAATCCATGACAACCGCATCGCAGCcccaaaaacaataacaagccAGGCGAAAAGCACAGGCCATGGCAATTAATGCGACCCCTCTGCATACTGACTAATTGATTATCGACCACCGCTGATATGCTCTGTTCTTCCCGCCCCCCCCGAACCACCCACCCGCCGCGCACCGCCCCCGCGCACTCGGCTTTATTGATTTGTACACGGAACGTGCTTTGTTTGATGGCGCTATCGCAAAAACACCAACCGACCAACCCACGGCTCACACATGTATAATCTCCGGCTGGCGGGACCCACAACACCATATATGGAACGCGGAAATATGCAAATCCCACAGCAAATCGAGTTCGAATGGGTGCTGCGGCAGGAAGTACACGCGATACTGAAGCAGCTAAGGACCATTCTGGTGGTGAGTATGCCCTGCGATTGGTAGTGCTAACTTCCCTATAAGTACCTTATCTCCGTCCAGGAATGCGCCCATCGCTTTCCGGTGCCCCTGTACGAGAACGAGGGAAAGAAGACTGAGAAGTTCATACTCACCGTGTCGCCCGATCAGCTGAAGGCCGTGCTAACGCTCACGGGCGATGCCATCACACAGGCCGTAAGTCCAATAAGCCAACAAAGTGGGTTAAGAAAGCAGCCCCTTAAGGATCCCCTAAGTTTATAGAGGAATAACTAAGCATTCAGGGAGAATAGATCAGTTCTGTAGCACATTTTAACTACCCTACTACATCTTACTCTTCTAAATAGACCCCGAAAATTACTTAATAGATCCCCAGctaaaaccatatataaatataaaactacTAGCATGCGCAGGTCATTCGGTTCAAGAACAGTTTTTACTTCCGCCTAGAGTAATGGGGAAATACCCCGTGAAGTTCCCCAACTGAAACCACTGCTTTTCATAGAAGAAACTGGAagaagatacagatacagacatGATTCAATCATTAGTAAATGATAACTCCCATAAAACTGATGGGGATCACCCCTAGCTTTGTCATAAAAGGTCACACTTTACCGTGAAAGAACTAAACTAGGTAAAATACACGCTTTGAGTGTTTCAACTACAGCGATGATTTACTCTTAGCATTAGTTAAGATGGGTAAACCCCTTTTTACACCTCTTATAAACATGTTAAAAAGGAAGCCGTGAAAGTTCCCTAGTTCTGAAGGTTatgtattataattattatgtaCTAATTTCATTCTAACATGATTTATTGACTTCTTAATGCCCAGTCCCAAAACATTCTAAGAAAAGAGCGTAAAAGTCATATAATCATGTTCTTCTTTTAAGTCCACTTTCCTCTTTGCATACTATTACGTCATTTCGTTTCAACGTTAGTTTTAGTAATCACTAAacactatatttatttccctTATCAGCTAATGAAGCGACAGGAAACCGACACATACGGTTTCCTATTAATCTTATGACTTAGCTAGGCCTAACGACTGATACCTCTCCCATCTGCTCGCCACAAATATACTAATACTGATTTCCCTTCCCCAGGACATTAGCTTTAAGCTGTGCAAGGCCCCGAGCCAAACGCAACGTACCTCCATCACACATGACTCGCCGTGGAAGCTGCAGCAGGTCCAGGATGCGGCCAATCATCTGCAGACCGCCATCAATCACATAGACGATGTCGACGACTCTTATCACTTCAAGTGAGTCACGTTTTGTTTTGCATGCGATTGGCGATTCGAGGTTGTATTtatacacacacgcacatCCTCTGCCCCCCAGAACCTCCGACGAAGTGCTGCATGTGATAGGCAACATTCTGGACGCCCTCCAGCGCGGGAGGAACAGTCTGCTGGTGCCCAAGAAGAAGCCCATTGACGAGCTCATCAAGGGGCGGAACATGAAGTCGCTGGTGCCCAATCTGCCCGAGGACTTGGCCGTGAGCTTCTACCTGCAGAGCCACAAGCTGATCATTGCCGTCTACCAGCTGCTGAACAACCAGGGCACCATGCGCTTCGATTCCCGCCAGGCGGAGGCCTCCGTCCAGTGGCTTAACGATGTGCTACTGCTGCTGATGAATGGCCAGAAACTGTGCCAGCAACTAAAAGACAAGGTGAGTCGACGGTGCGGCACCGGAAGTGGGCAAAAGAACGGTCGCCTTGTCTGGCTGCACACGAGGTTGTAGGGGCAGAAAGAAGGGCAGTCACGTATAGCAGACAAGTAAAGAACTTTCGTACCTTATTAACTAATTATCATTCTTTCATGGCAACAATTAGTATAATAGGGAAGTCTTCTAAGGAATGTCGATTTCATCAGCCCACTGTCTGTCTATGCCCaagatttgtttttaaaaatatgagtATTATATCATGTTCGCCCCCAAAGAAGAATACTTGTTCTCAGCGGCTTAGAAGTATACACAGAAAAAGTCAATTATTTCCTAGTGAAAcaacaaatgtatttttgcCTACACGCAAGAAAAACATATGTAGTAAATTAGCTATAAATTCTCTTCAAAAAAATCTTATATTAAATagcaattattatttattaatagaaGTTTATTTTTCCTGAATCAttccgttttatttttaactttattaacATTATTGGGAATCACAGTTTATAACTTTTTGAATTATAATGAATCATTGTTTTTCGCTCGGTATATCTAAGGAAAATGTAATGAGAAAGCTATTCCGACTGCTGGCTCTTGAGAGATCAAAGTGCGTCTATAAATTATAGGTCAGAATATCTCGAAAGTGTTCAGCAATTACTATCCGCCCACACAATCACTACCACTTGAAACACACCCACCCAGATGACGACTATTTTTGGAATTAGCCGGCACTGATAAGGCGTCGTCTGCCATTGAAATGATATCATAGCGGAGCACATGTGCTGCGCGCCGCAGATGCTGTCCCATTTTTCGCACCCACAAGATCCTGCCAAGTTTTATTTGGTTGCTGGCCCACTGCCAGGGCCGCGCTGCAGTTCTTGACTGTGACGCAAGTCGGCAATTAAAGTGGCCAATATGGGGATTGGCACAACTATGGCAAATATGGGggatgggcatgggcatgggcccTCGAATGAGCTGtgggtgtatttttaattcaatatttcCACTCTTCCGCAGATATCTGTGTTTTCGGTGTACAAAGACTTCACAGTTGGCTCGCGTTCGCCCTCAGCGCTTTCCTATTGAGACGgagacgaggaggaggaggggcaccggaatggaaatgggaatcGGGAGTGGATACCCTGATGGATGGCAACTGTGGAACGGCGACagaaacaataacaacaataatagcTAATAAAGAACCGTACTTGTAATAGCGAAGTAAATAATGTTAGTTGAAATGTTGCTACTGGAAACGGCACACCCATAATACCCATGCAAACTATACTATACACTATACAATACTAAACCATACCACACTGTACGGATGCGTACAGTACAGAAAGAGTTATATACAACAACATACAACTAGTTTAATGTACACAATCAACATTCATGTTAAATTACGATTACGTAGAACCTGAGTTCATCGCTTCACGTCACTCCAATTATGCATCAAAATGCATCTAGCACTAGGCTGAGAATTGAAAACGGCAAATGTTTGTGAAAACCAATTGTGTTTTGTATGTGTAACTAAATGAAATTGCTAGATAATTATAGTTTACTCGTACGTGTAATTTAATGTAATATATTATGTCCCATTATTTATGTTTGCCAAGGCGCAATGTAATCCACCCAGCAGTCGGCAGTCAGCAATCGGTACTTACAACCTATATACAACCCAATACCGCCCCACCATATGCCTAAGTACATACAGAACATGCGGAAGGGGGCGCCTACATCGGCATTTACATGATATTGTTGTAATAAACCAAACCGAAATGTGaacagaatttttaattgtacTAAACACCGTTTTGTATTCGTATTCGTAATTGTATATCCGTAATCGTATTCCCCAGTACTCGTTAATGGTTAATGGTTAAGCGCGCCTAATCCTAATCTAATCCAAAGTCATTTGTATCAACGGCCTTTACTTCTCGTTTACTTTATACATCTACCAGggagtttataaagatatATAGGAAAGTTATTGAATGAGATGCAACGAAAACAATTACCACTGTACTTATTGAATATTGCAATTGCCTAAGCACACCCCCAGAAGGCGTGGGAAAAGAAGACAACTATTTATATAATCACTAAGCGTACTTACTGTCCACATTCATTTAATTGttgttgaataaaaattaCCTTTTACCAAAATGTTTTTCGAAAAGCTTTCGTTTCTTGGCGCCAAACGATTGCTGCGATCGATAGCTGCCAAGTCGATAGCCCAGCGGTTTGGCAACGCTCGCTGCGGTTTTGGCCAGTTTCGTTTGTGGCCAACAAGAGGCAGTTTCAAGTCAGCAGGCAAGCCCAAAGGTTTGCCCACCACCCAGAGCTCCCTTCTCCTGGTAAGCGGGGCTTGCTCCCCAATTAAAGTTAGATTTTCGTTCTCCTGGGCGGCGGACAAGTGTTGTTACGTTAAGTGGCCAAAATGGCCAGGCAGAAATGCCAAATTAAAGTGTGGACTTGACGAGCATGTCGAAATAGACGCGGAAACCAGTTCGCGGTAATTGTTATGATGCTGTGTTGTAATCCTAAGTCAGCCCTGCGTCAACATTAGCACATTTGaccatgttgctgctgtagatgttgctgctgcagatgttgctgctgcagatgttgctgctgctaccATTCGTGCTTTGTTTCTTTGGGTCTTTTGCATGGCCTTAGTCGCTGGACTGCGTCTATTAAGTCACACAAGAGTTGACCGTGGCCAAGTAACACACTAAGGGGAAGTGGAAATCGAAAGCTGTGAAGCCAAAGTGTCAATGGACTTTCGGCTGCATCTTGATTGTAATTAGCTAATTAGTTTTCCCTACCTTTTCCCTTACCTTTTCCCAAACAAGTTTCCTCCAATCTTTGGCCTTTTTGGCTAACTTAGCAGACAGctttcaaaacttttttatttccccATTTTTTGGTTAACTTAATTAGCTAGTCAACAGTCGATTTTGGCAATCTAAAAATATGAACGGAGTTATTACCATAA
This window of the Drosophila biarmipes strain raj3 chromosome 3L, RU_DBia_V1.1, whole genome shotgun sequence genome carries:
- the LOC108035481 gene encoding protein rogdi: MPQSSTNNWSFQPLHRQRSNSGYPQHVLNTVPETAVLTTPPPTRKPLTIQIAGVAAAESGHKRRFLAARKKPKSAMKMLADTEREEALNLQIEFEWVLRQEVHAILKQLRTILVECAHRFPVPLYENEGKKTEKFILTVSPDQLKAVLTLTGDAITQADISFKLCKAPSQTQRTSITHDSPWKLQQVQDAANHLQTAINHIDDVDDSYHFKTSDEVLHVIGNILDALQRGRNSLLVPKKKPIDELIKGRNMKSLVPNLPEDLAVSFYLQSHKLIIAVYQLLNNQGTMRFDSRQAEASVQWLNDVLLLLMNGQKLCQQLKDKISVFSVYKDFTVGSRSPSALSY